In Morganella morganii, the following are encoded in one genomic region:
- a CDS encoding sulfotransferase family protein, which produces MKVPKVITCTGYGGTGSSVISDLLGEFSNVSSMGNFEFRFIQDPNGIRDLDYGINENNNRLTTSYHINNFIAYINYLSKSKVYNYESFFNGQFKSISDKFINNIVDIKWDGFWHQDIIDSSFFRKFIYYSERIIQKKILRMKEGGANFYGSLFNKKMYYSSGKNFHQHVKNYMNELILSSNHNNKDFVVFDQIIPSDNVDKYTNYFNEIKVIIVDRDPRDLYILNKALWKEKWIPSDNLDTYIEWFQLLRKNKTEHENVIYLQFEDFIYNYDSTIRTVCDFCNIDIANHQWKNKYFDPSVSIKNTNLIERFPQFRDDANIIKNRLMQFCYHQY; this is translated from the coding sequence ATGAAAGTACCAAAAGTAATAACGTGTACTGGTTATGGCGGCACAGGCTCAAGTGTTATTTCTGATCTACTCGGTGAGTTTAGTAATGTTTCTTCCATGGGTAACTTCGAATTCAGATTTATTCAGGATCCTAATGGTATAAGAGACTTAGATTATGGTATTAATGAAAATAATAATCGACTAACAACCAGTTATCATATAAATAATTTCATTGCTTATATAAATTATTTAAGCAAAAGTAAAGTATATAATTATGAATCATTTTTCAATGGTCAATTTAAATCAATATCAGATAAATTTATAAATAACATTGTCGATATTAAATGGGATGGTTTTTGGCACCAAGATATCATTGACTCATCTTTTTTCAGAAAATTCATTTATTATTCTGAACGAATAATTCAGAAAAAAATACTGCGAATGAAAGAAGGTGGTGCCAATTTTTATGGGTCTCTTTTTAATAAAAAAATGTATTATTCCTCCGGAAAAAACTTTCATCAACACGTCAAAAACTATATGAACGAGCTTATTTTAAGCTCTAACCATAATAATAAAGATTTCGTTGTATTTGACCAAATAATACCCTCTGATAATGTTGATAAATATACTAACTATTTCAATGAAATTAAAGTGATTATCGTTGATCGAGACCCCAGAGACTTATATATATTGAACAAAGCATTGTGGAAAGAAAAATGGATTCCATCTGACAATTTAGATACTTATATAGAATGGTTCCAGCTTTTAAGAAAAAATAAGACCGAGCACGAAAATGTAATTTATCTGCAGTTTGAAGATTTTATTTATAATTATGACTCTACCATTAGAACTGTATGCGACTTTTGTAATATAGACATTGCTAACCACCAGTGGAAAAATAAATATTTCGATCCTTCGGTTTCTATAAAAAATACCAATCTGATTGAGCGATTCCCTCAATTTAGGGATGATGCAAATATCATTAAAAATAGATTAATGCAATTCTGCTACCACCAATACTAA
- a CDS encoding NTP transferase domain-containing protein yields MNAVILAAGLGSRFGDITKKTHKALLPIGGIPNIERTIQYLSEFGITEIVIVTGHLAHQFEYLQEKYGCILIHNEQYQEYNNIYSFLKIADYFNDTLVIDADVVLLKNIFIKSEHSLYYTVKRTTPEHEWIPVLGRNGYIERIDIKEPTAPSLLGISYWKSAESEKILAELPKFTDVTSLNNSKLYWDNIPMSIIHDLNMKTYEVSSDVAGEMDNIENYNSLVMLYNN; encoded by the coding sequence ATGAATGCTGTGATCTTAGCTGCTGGTCTTGGTTCCCGGTTTGGTGATATAACAAAAAAAACACATAAGGCTCTTTTACCTATCGGTGGAATACCTAATATTGAAAGAACAATTCAATATCTGTCAGAATTCGGTATTACTGAAATAGTTATTGTCACCGGTCATCTCGCACATCAGTTTGAATATCTGCAAGAAAAATATGGCTGTATACTGATACATAATGAACAGTATCAAGAGTACAATAATATATATTCATTTTTGAAAATAGCCGATTATTTTAATGATACTCTGGTTATTGATGCTGATGTTGTACTGCTGAAAAATATCTTTATCAAAAGTGAACACAGCCTTTATTATACTGTAAAACGTACAACTCCTGAACATGAATGGATTCCTGTATTAGGCAGAAATGGATATATCGAACGAATAGATATCAAAGAACCAACAGCCCCCTCTTTATTAGGTATTTCTTACTGGAAATCAGCTGAATCAGAAAAAATTTTAGCTGAGCTACCAAAATTTACTGATGTAACGAGTCTAAATAATTCAAAGCTCTATTGGGATAATATCCCTATGTCTATAATTCATGACCTAAACATGAAAACTTATGAAGTTTCATCTGATGTCGCTGGCGAAATGGATAATATAGAAAATTATAATAGCCTTGTTATGTTATATAATAATTAA
- a CDS encoding DMT family transporter: MQLLNKSIIVGLASGVLWALDTILVDYNISSVDTLKYAILFSICIAFLHDLFSSLWLFSFITLSGRSKKLVNSLKQRDSYIICLAALSGGPIGMSCYILGIYYSNASIAATISTIYPALGCLFAYIFLRVKTTFVNFLGLLLVIITTAYIGLNLDSFNQISLLGFLFSLGCAVGWGLESTICSYALKNNLSYEIALFLRQLTSSVIYFLIIALFFKTEALAVADIILNNSLILTMAVIAIFGALSYLFYYRAIGELGPIKAMGLNISYSAWAILLGPLLGYELSPLLLVLSAIIIAGALITNLQSKEVLAK; the protein is encoded by the coding sequence ATGCAACTACTGAATAAGTCTATTATTGTTGGTTTAGCATCAGGAGTACTCTGGGCACTTGATACAATACTTGTAGACTATAATATATCATCAGTCGATACACTAAAATATGCTATTCTTTTCTCTATTTGTATCGCCTTCCTTCATGACCTATTCTCATCGTTATGGTTATTTTCGTTTATAACTCTATCTGGAAGAAGTAAAAAATTAGTTAACTCCCTGAAACAACGAGATAGTTACATAATCTGCCTTGCGGCTCTCAGTGGTGGCCCTATAGGTATGAGCTGTTATATTTTAGGTATCTATTACAGTAATGCTTCAATAGCTGCTACCATATCCACTATTTACCCGGCATTAGGTTGCTTGTTTGCTTATATATTTCTGAGAGTAAAAACAACTTTTGTAAATTTCCTGGGACTTTTACTGGTTATTATTACTACTGCATATATTGGCCTAAACCTTGATAGTTTTAACCAAATATCATTACTTGGATTTTTATTTTCACTAGGCTGCGCAGTGGGCTGGGGACTGGAAAGTACCATTTGTTCTTATGCATTAAAAAATAATCTCAGCTATGAAATTGCATTATTTCTCAGGCAATTAACCTCATCCGTTATTTACTTCCTGATAATTGCATTATTCTTTAAAACAGAAGCACTCGCTGTCGCTGATATCATTCTGAATAATTCTCTGATATTGACAATGGCTGTAATTGCAATTTTTGGCGCCCTTTCATACCTGTTCTATTATCGTGCAATAGGTGAATTAGGTCCAATAAAAGCGATGGGGCTAAACATCAGTTATTCTGCCTGGGCAATTCTTCTTGGCCCATTATTAGGGTATGAGTTATCGCCTTTATTATTAGTGCTTTCAGCTATTATTATAGCCGGAGCGCTTATTACAAATCTGCAATCAAAGGAAGTTTTAGCAAAATGA
- a CDS encoding choline kinase family protein, which translates to MADDIHTTIADIVHSAIAEPPVKIEKIGGMTNTNYYCETQNTKTVVRLPGENTNVLINRGNEKANCELATELGINPKLYYYNTNNGIKVTEYINNAVTLTPKIINKDVNLENIALLLRTLHQSDLKFENHFNVFEEYKRYLSDLNKNQISYPDFTETESYFLYFEERLNKLGLNICPCHNDPVPENFIYNDNGYYLIDWEYSGMNDNIWDIAALCEESHLSDNDENIFLNHYLNEYSSESEAIKEKILIYKACQNFLWSIWTLIKEKNENLFGTYGIDRYKKCQKQMNLHRKKYATTE; encoded by the coding sequence ATGGCAGATGATATCCATACAACTATTGCAGATATTGTACATTCTGCAATAGCTGAACCTCCGGTCAAAATAGAAAAAATCGGCGGAATGACAAATACAAACTATTATTGTGAAACACAAAATACGAAAACAGTTGTCAGACTACCGGGTGAAAATACTAATGTTTTGATTAACAGAGGAAATGAGAAGGCTAACTGTGAGTTAGCTACTGAACTGGGAATAAACCCCAAATTATATTATTACAATACCAACAATGGTATAAAAGTAACTGAATATATAAATAATGCTGTCACACTAACACCAAAAATAATCAACAAAGATGTAAATCTGGAAAATATAGCATTATTACTACGAACCTTGCACCAGTCAGATTTAAAATTTGAAAATCATTTCAATGTTTTTGAAGAATATAAACGTTATCTGAGTGACTTAAATAAAAATCAGATCAGCTATCCTGACTTCACAGAGACTGAATCTTATTTTTTATATTTTGAAGAAAGATTGAATAAATTAGGTCTGAATATCTGTCCTTGCCATAATGACCCTGTCCCTGAAAATTTCATCTATAACGATAATGGTTATTATCTCATCGACTGGGAATATTCCGGAATGAATGACAATATCTGGGATATTGCAGCACTTTGTGAAGAATCACATTTATCTGATAACGATGAGAATATTTTTTTAAATCATTATTTAAACGAATATTCTTCTGAATCAGAAGCGATAAAAGAAAAAATATTAATTTATAAAGCATGCCAGAATTTTCTATGGTCAATATGGACTTTAATCAAAGAAAAAAATGAAAATTTATTTGGAACCTACGGTATTGACAGATACAAAAAATGCCAAAAACAAATGAATCTCCATAGGAAAAAATATGCAACTACTGAATAA
- a CDS encoding oligosaccharide flippase family protein produces the protein MKKSITLNGVYKLALNLFRFTLPALIIPYVYRTLSPDNIGSVNYAESIYSYFNALAVLGLSFYAIRELGKVRSNRLKSSFLFSNIFTINILLVTFSLFLYLLLIFFVIKDPKVQIISLVLALKLFLLAFDIEWVNESHEDYKFISIKTMLCRSVSLILMFFLITSSDNYLIYVWLNVFFDLINALFSFYYIVFYKKKSFFSHSN, from the coding sequence ATGAAAAAATCGATAACCTTGAATGGTGTATATAAACTTGCTTTAAATTTATTCAGATTTACCTTACCAGCATTGATAATACCTTATGTATATAGAACATTATCACCTGATAACATCGGTTCTGTTAATTATGCTGAAAGTATATACTCATATTTTAATGCACTCGCCGTTCTCGGATTATCATTCTATGCCATAAGAGAACTAGGTAAAGTAAGAAGCAACAGATTAAAATCTTCTTTTTTATTTTCTAATATCTTTACTATCAATATACTTTTAGTTACCTTTTCGTTATTTCTATATTTATTACTAATCTTCTTTGTAATTAAAGATCCAAAAGTACAAATCATATCATTGGTTCTTGCTTTAAAGTTATTTTTGCTTGCATTTGATATTGAGTGGGTCAATGAGTCACATGAAGATTATAAATTTATTTCAATAAAAACAATGTTATGCCGCAGCGTATCATTGATTTTAATGTTTTTCCTTATTACATCATCTGACAATTATCTTATCTATGTCTGGCTGAATGTTTTCTTTGACCTAATAAATGCTCTTTTTTCTTTCTATTATATTGTTTTTTATAAAAAAAAGAGTTTTTTTTCTCATTCAAATTAG
- the tagD gene encoding glycerol-3-phosphate cytidylyltransferase, translating to MKKVITYGTFDLFHIGHVRLLKRLKSYGDYLVVAISTDEFNKLKGKESFCSFEERKEIVEACKYVDEVIPECNWEQKELDIKKYNIDILGMGNDWEGKFDSLKNICEVIYLDRTENISTTKIKKELSVITPDKVKELEISVNNIFDIIKSISKVNN from the coding sequence ATGAAAAAAGTTATTACATATGGAACCTTTGATTTATTTCATATCGGACATGTTCGATTACTCAAAAGACTGAAGTCTTATGGTGATTATTTAGTTGTTGCGATCTCAACAGATGAATTTAATAAGCTCAAAGGAAAAGAGTCATTTTGTTCTTTTGAGGAAAGGAAAGAAATTGTTGAAGCCTGTAAATATGTTGATGAAGTAATACCTGAGTGTAATTGGGAACAGAAAGAACTGGATATAAAAAAATATAATATAGATATTTTAGGTATGGGGAATGATTGGGAAGGAAAATTTGATAGCCTAAAAAATATCTGTGAAGTCATTTACCTTGACAGAACTGAGAATATCTCAACCACTAAAATAAAAAAAGAATTATCTGTTATTACGCCGGATAAAGTTAAAGAGCTTGAAATTTCTGTTAATAACATATTCGATATTATTAAATCAATTTCAAAGGTCAATAATTAA
- a CDS encoding glycosyltransferase encodes MKKDIVFLTESMVGAGGVVRVITTWANYFSTHGYKCKIISVVKGEPYFPLHEGIQFKIKTFFFKWKLLSLPLNLLAIIPILKECKNSILVVNKSAYIEPIYILRKLGLFKDIQLVYFSHGGNAEFELFYMSRLFTRHRVKMIFSVFDNVVCLFKNTDTTPECVIDEKITFIANPCPLEIYKRDLSQEYKTVSFIGRVTKEKGVDTLIKSWKKIESEHPDWKLSIIGDGKDKTNFITLASELNLRNISFLPSTNDISKYLKETTISVLPSLFEGMPMSIIEARSQGCALVSTSTNGGIKLIDNLKNGLLVNINDTYDLTEKINQLITDKNLRNALILQGYDDALNYDIQVIANNWKGILGHDL; translated from the coding sequence ATGAAAAAAGATATTGTTTTCCTGACAGAAAGTATGGTTGGTGCTGGTGGTGTTGTCAGGGTTATAACAACATGGGCTAACTATTTCAGTACACATGGATATAAGTGTAAAATAATCTCTGTTGTTAAAGGCGAACCTTATTTTCCTTTACACGAAGGTATTCAATTTAAGATTAAGACATTCTTTTTTAAATGGAAACTACTTTCACTTCCTTTAAATCTACTGGCAATAATCCCAATATTAAAAGAGTGCAAAAACTCAATATTAGTTGTCAATAAATCTGCGTATATCGAACCTATTTATATTCTCAGGAAGTTAGGATTATTTAAAGATATTCAGCTGGTATATTTTTCTCACGGCGGCAATGCTGAATTTGAATTATTTTACATGTCCCGATTATTCACCAGACATCGTGTAAAAATGATCTTTTCAGTATTTGATAATGTAGTGTGTTTATTTAAAAATACAGATACAACTCCTGAATGCGTTATAGATGAGAAAATTACATTTATTGCTAATCCATGCCCACTTGAAATATATAAAAGAGACCTATCTCAGGAGTATAAAACGGTATCATTTATTGGCCGAGTCACGAAAGAAAAAGGTGTAGATACTTTAATTAAGTCCTGGAAAAAAATAGAAAGTGAACATCCTGATTGGAAATTATCAATAATTGGTGATGGTAAAGATAAAACTAATTTCATAACACTTGCAAGTGAATTAAACTTAAGAAATATCAGTTTCCTTCCTTCTACTAATGATATCAGTAAATATTTGAAAGAGACTACCATTAGTGTTCTTCCCTCTCTATTTGAAGGAATGCCAATGAGTATAATTGAAGCTCGTTCCCAAGGGTGTGCCTTAGTATCGACAAGTACTAACGGTGGAATAAAGCTAATTGATAATTTAAAAAATGGATTACTCGTAAATATAAATGATACATACGATTTAACTGAAAAAATAAATCAACTTATCACTGATAAAAACCTACGTAACGCATTGATTTTACAGGGTTATGATGACGCTCTAAATTATGATATTCAGGTAATCGCAAACAACTGGAAAGGTATACTTGGACATGATTTATGA
- a CDS encoding glycosyltransferase yields MNYNFSVLLSIYYKENSQFFDAALNSIYTQTYLPNEVIIVHDGKLTSELYSVIEKWEALLPIQNVILDNNCGLGIALNIGLEQCSNDIVMRADTDDINLPNRFEIQYKYMTQNPEITLCGSHVNEFEASSDEIIRVKKVPIGDNIVKVIKKRNPFNHMAVCFRKKHIINVGGYMDLPYMEDYYLWLRLLNKNYNLVNLDTILVSARVGEAMINRRKGFKYVKSEITMLKYILNSDLEKKYTSIPYFSLRILSRILPTYLLSKIYSKLRN; encoded by the coding sequence ATGAATTATAACTTTTCAGTTTTACTCTCTATTTACTATAAAGAAAATAGCCAATTCTTTGACGCTGCTTTAAATAGTATTTATACACAAACATACTTGCCTAATGAAGTTATCATTGTTCATGATGGGAAATTAACATCTGAACTATATAGCGTGATTGAAAAATGGGAAGCATTACTACCCATTCAGAATGTTATATTAGATAATAATTGTGGCCTTGGTATCGCATTAAACATCGGTTTAGAACAATGCTCTAATGATATTGTGATGAGAGCTGATACTGATGATATAAACTTACCAAATCGATTTGAGATCCAATACAAATATATGACTCAGAATCCTGAGATAACCTTATGTGGATCACATGTTAATGAATTTGAAGCATCTTCAGATGAAATCATCAGAGTAAAAAAAGTTCCTATTGGTGATAATATTGTTAAAGTAATAAAAAAAAGAAATCCATTTAACCATATGGCAGTTTGCTTTAGGAAAAAACATATTATTAATGTTGGTGGGTATATGGATCTTCCTTATATGGAGGATTACTATTTGTGGCTCAGGCTTTTAAATAAAAACTATAACCTCGTTAATCTCGATACTATCTTAGTTTCTGCCAGGGTCGGTGAAGCCATGATTAATCGCAGAAAGGGTTTTAAATATGTAAAATCAGAAATCACCATGTTAAAGTATATCCTCAACTCTGATTTAGAAAAGAAATACACTTCAATTCCATATTTTTCATTAAGAATACTAAGCCGTATTCTACCAACTTATCTTCTATCAAAAATATACAGCAAATTAAGGAATTAA
- a CDS encoding glucosamine inositolphosphorylceramide transferase family protein, whose product MVSLKIGSGRSLSLEIMLSTIFYDSLLFEITDDNGEKINYSLLPNRISFKKNKILVDSKICMLQERYGYKINIRNPSYSRSIFTPLLYAILFFKTLFTKIFIPSQWILAFKEKSTDKWSKIKFDNNELMADPFIYYHNSKYYVLYEALNYDTDKGYISIGTLDVKNKEIIDNHIIIEENYHLSYPFILKINDELYIIPESSYNNTIDLYKCIEFPYKWEKIRTLIDNISAVDTNLINKNGLWYLLTSEKKMGVSFGDELSLYVTDDPLSGTFLPVIGNPVVHDISKSRNAGEILNNIRVSQDCSKRYGYRVNFMEINELSENNYSERYIKSLKLPFGTIAMHTYNSAENIEIVDLKIINISPYFLYRNLCRIIKKLKAKILK is encoded by the coding sequence ATGGTTTCGCTTAAAATAGGCAGTGGTAGAAGCCTATCATTAGAAATTATGTTATCTACTATTTTTTATGACAGCTTATTGTTTGAAATAACAGACGATAATGGTGAAAAGATAAATTACTCCCTTCTCCCAAACCGTATTTCTTTCAAAAAAAATAAGATATTAGTTGATAGTAAAATTTGCATGTTACAAGAGCGTTATGGCTATAAAATAAATATACGCAACCCATCATACTCTCGTTCTATATTTACTCCATTACTATACGCTATATTATTTTTTAAAACATTATTTACTAAAATTTTCATCCCCAGCCAATGGATTCTTGCATTTAAAGAAAAAAGCACCGATAAATGGTCAAAAATAAAGTTTGATAATAATGAATTAATGGCTGACCCTTTTATATACTATCATAACTCAAAATATTATGTTCTATATGAAGCATTAAATTATGATACTGATAAAGGCTATATTTCAATTGGTACACTAGATGTTAAAAACAAAGAAATAATTGATAATCATATAATTATTGAAGAGAATTATCATCTTTCCTATCCATTTATATTGAAAATAAATGATGAGCTATATATTATTCCTGAATCATCATATAACAACACTATTGATTTATATAAATGTATAGAGTTCCCTTATAAATGGGAAAAAATAAGAACACTCATTGATAATATATCTGCTGTTGATACTAATTTAATTAATAAAAATGGGCTATGGTACCTATTAACCTCTGAAAAAAAAATGGGTGTATCATTTGGTGATGAACTTAGTCTATATGTTACAGACGACCCATTAAGTGGAACATTCTTACCTGTTATCGGGAATCCTGTTGTTCATGATATTTCAAAGTCACGGAACGCCGGTGAGATATTAAATAATATAAGAGTTTCTCAGGATTGTTCAAAACGTTATGGTTACCGCGTTAATTTTATGGAAATAAATGAGCTATCGGAGAATAATTATAGTGAACGTTATATAAAGAGCTTGAAATTACCATTTGGAACAATAGCAATGCATACCTATAATAGCGCAGAAAATATTGAAATAGTTGATTTAAAAATCATAAATATATCTCCTTATTTTTTGTATAGGAACCTTTGCAGAATAATTAAAAAACTAAAAGCAAAAATATTAAAATGA
- a CDS encoding EpsG family protein → MILSYAILFGLRDYSIGSDTKAYIDNFLNRNWDFELLFTLLTDALRFISINERIYLISITVLYGIFIYYSYYILGKNINEHIVIFIWCLLFSQSSIIGTINYFRQVLGFSFFLVGFSLYIKNLKFSTASIFIMTLSIFIHSSNALLILIVIISKYLNIRLIILILLLSLATFIFDVGGYISRNYNDYYIISRTISRHIYFNDRRSISTIYLNIIMYGFHLLVFLYLLKNKNIPVVHNKLYRAIKFYILVFALAIFMSFNREMAIRYYLLLPFLIPIIYMLSMKIEGINKIIKPFLVTITLVHLGYLLSRPWFIDQLSGNITP, encoded by the coding sequence ATGATACTATCCTATGCAATACTATTTGGATTGCGGGATTATTCAATTGGCTCAGATACTAAAGCTTATATTGATAATTTTTTAAATCGGAATTGGGATTTTGAGTTACTATTTACCCTTTTAACAGATGCATTACGATTTATTTCAATAAATGAGAGAATATATCTTATTTCCATTACAGTACTATATGGAATATTTATATATTACTCTTATTATATTCTTGGTAAAAACATTAATGAGCATATAGTAATATTTATATGGTGCCTCCTATTTTCTCAAAGCTCAATAATTGGAACCATAAATTATTTTAGGCAAGTACTTGGCTTTTCTTTTTTCTTAGTTGGCTTTAGCCTATATATTAAAAACTTAAAGTTTAGCACAGCATCTATTTTCATAATGACATTGTCAATATTTATCCATTCTTCAAATGCATTGTTAATACTTATAGTAATAATATCTAAATATCTCAATATCCGTCTGATTATTTTAATATTATTACTCTCCTTGGCTACATTTATATTTGATGTTGGCGGGTACATATCTCGAAATTATAATGATTACTATATAATTAGTCGCACTATATCTCGGCATATCTATTTTAATGATCGTAGATCTATATCTACTATATATTTAAATATCATTATGTATGGTTTTCATCTATTAGTATTCTTATATCTATTAAAAAATAAAAATATTCCTGTTGTTCATAACAAATTATATAGAGCAATAAAATTCTATATCTTAGTATTCGCATTAGCAATATTTATGTCATTTAATAGGGAAATGGCAATTCGATATTATTTATTATTACCATTCTTAATCCCTATTATTTATATGTTATCAATGAAAATAGAAGGTATTAATAAAATAATAAAACCATTTCTGGTAACGATTACTCTAGTTCACTTAGGATACTTATTAAGTCGTCCATGGTTTATCGATCAACTTTCAGGTAATATCACACCCTAG
- a CDS encoding CDP-glycerol glycerophosphotransferase family protein: protein MNKIKLILITIRNMLISLTNKPDNNIAIFSFDKNNFKFNSRSLFEYIIDNKKEDFEIKYIINDDAKRNDLIKEYGDYFITTKYKEDIKLISRAKIWITDGGFPLKTPFNHKNRILVNLWHGIPLKKVGLMGYSGINKLRVALTLKMFARHYTLFSSTSDNLAEIYSKSFLIKNSVIKTMGQPRNDKLFEEPKNLSYFIKDIPEYKKIILYAPTWRAGIYGKSWIGEDTQFFPFEDFSQTQLEQFLEENQYLLLLRPHHLQKINISESKWIRSFSSDECEEIMDVMPHFDLLITDYSSIYFDFLLLNKPIIFLPYDIETYQSQVGLNFDYNFSTPGPKPKTQNEFIHEIHQSLTNNEYFLEKRELINNYFNQVKYGSSKLIYDYIVNNLRNK from the coding sequence ATGAATAAAATAAAATTAATTCTTATAACAATAAGAAATATGTTAATATCTTTAACTAACAAGCCTGATAATAACATAGCAATATTCAGTTTTGACAAAAATAATTTTAAATTCAACTCTCGGTCATTATTTGAATATATCATTGATAATAAAAAAGAAGATTTTGAAATAAAATATATTATAAATGATGATGCCAAAAGGAATGATCTAATAAAAGAATATGGTGATTACTTTATAACAACAAAGTACAAAGAAGATATAAAATTAATATCCCGAGCAAAAATTTGGATCACTGATGGTGGCTTTCCGTTAAAAACACCTTTTAATCATAAGAACAGAATACTTGTGAATTTATGGCATGGAATACCACTAAAAAAAGTGGGCCTAATGGGTTATAGCGGAATTAATAAACTCCGGGTAGCACTTACTCTAAAAATGTTTGCACGGCATTATACATTATTCTCATCAACATCTGATAATCTTGCAGAGATATATTCAAAAAGCTTCTTAATTAAGAATTCTGTCATAAAAACGATGGGGCAACCACGAAATGATAAGCTTTTTGAGGAACCAAAGAATTTAAGTTACTTTATTAAGGATATTCCGGAGTATAAAAAAATTATACTGTATGCTCCGACATGGCGGGCAGGAATTTATGGTAAAAGCTGGATCGGGGAAGATACCCAATTTTTCCCATTTGAAGATTTTTCCCAGACTCAGTTAGAGCAATTTCTTGAGGAAAACCAATATTTATTATTATTACGTCCTCATCATCTTCAAAAAATAAATATTTCAGAATCAAAATGGATACGCTCTTTCAGTTCTGATGAGTGTGAAGAGATTATGGATGTTATGCCCCATTTTGATCTTTTAATCACCGATTATTCCAGTATATATTTTGATTTCCTATTATTAAATAAACCAATTATATTTCTCCCATATGATATTGAAACATATCAAAGCCAGGTAGGACTGAATTTCGACTACAACTTTTCCACTCCGGGTCCTAAGCCAAAAACTCAAAATGAGTTTATTCATGAAATACATCAGTCTCTAACTAATAATGAATATTTCCTGGAAAAAAGAGAACTTATTAATAATTACTTTAATCAAGTTAAATATGGTAGCAGCAAGCTTATCTACGACTATATTGTAAATAACCTTAGAAATAAATAA